In one window of Vulpes vulpes isolate BD-2025 chromosome 1, VulVul3, whole genome shotgun sequence DNA:
- the MARCKS gene encoding myristoylated alanine-rich C-kinase substrate: protein MGAQFSKTAAKGEAAAERPGDAAVASSPSKANGQENGHVKVNGDASPAAAEPGAKEELQANGSAPAADKEEPAAAGSGAPAAEQEEPPADPEAAAAAAAPADREAEAEAAEPGSPGSPAAAEGEAASAASSTSSPKAEDGAAPSPSGETPKKKKKRFSFKKSFKLSGFSFKKNKKEAGEAEADAAGSAAADGRKDEAAEPGAQAQAQVQAQVQAQVQAEAAEAAGEAAEAAEPRAAEQAAAGGPQEAPPREAAPPEQPPAAAGPGEAAEPGEAAGEAAGEAAEAPAAGPEQEAAAAASASAAEEAAAASASATATATATAAASSQEPQPECSPEGPPAEAAE, encoded by the exons ATGGGCGCCCAGTTCTCCAAGACCGCCGCCAAGGGAGAGGCCGCCGCCGAGAGGCCCGGGGACGCGGCCGTGGCCTCGTCGCCCTCCAAAGCGAACGGCCAG GAGAACGGCCACGTGAAGGTGAACGGGGACGCGTCCCCCGCGGCCGCCGAGCCGGGCGCCAAGGAGGAGCTGCAGGCCAACGGCAGCGCCCCGGCCGCCGACAAGGAGGAGCCCGCGGCCGCGGGGAGCGGGGCGCCGGCCGCCGAGCAGGAGGAGCCGCCCGCCGACCccgaggccgccgccgccgccgccgcgcccgccgacagggaggccgaggccgaggccgccGAGCCGGGGTCGCCGGGGTCACCCGCGGCCGCCGAGGGGGAGGCCGCGTCCGCCGCGTCGTCCACGTCGTCGCCCAAGGCGGAGGACGGCGCCGCGCCCTCGCCCAGCGGGGAGAccccgaaaaaaaaaaagaagcgcTTCTCCTTCAAGAAGTCCTTCAAGCTGAGCGGCTTCTCCTtcaagaagaacaagaaggagGCGGGCGAGGCGGAGGCCGACGCGGCGGGGAGCGCGGCCGCCGACGGCCGCAAGGACGAGGCCGCCGAGCCGGgcgcgcaggcgcaggcgcaggtgCAGGCGCAGGTGCAGGCGCAGGTGCAGGCCGAGGCCGCGGAGGCGGCGGGGGAGGCCGCGGAGGCCGCCGAGCCCCGGGCGGCTGAGCAGGCGGCGGCCGGCGGCCCGcaggaggccccgccccgcgagGCCGCCCCGCCCGAgcagccgcccgccgccgcggggcccggggaggccgccGAGCCCGGGGAGGCCGCGGGGGAGGCCGCGGGGGAGGCCGCGGAGGCGCCGGCCGCGGGCCCCGAgcaggaggcggcggcggcggcctcggcctcggccgcggaggaggcggcggcggcctcggcctcggccacagccacggccacggccacggcgGCCGCGTCCTCGCAGGAGCCCCAGCCCGAGTGCAGTCCGGAAGGCCCCCCGGCGGAGGCGGCCGAGTAG